A region of Ochotona princeps isolate mOchPri1 chromosome 2, mOchPri1.hap1, whole genome shotgun sequence DNA encodes the following proteins:
- the NCDN gene encoding neurochondrin isoform X3: protein MASDCEPALNQAESRNPTLERYLGALREAKNDSEQFAALLLVTKAVKAGDIDAKTRRRIFDAVGFTFPNRLLTTKEAPDGCPDHVLRALGVALLACFCSDPELAAHPQVLNKIPILSTFLTARGDPDDAARRSMVDDTYQCLTAVAGTPRGPRHLIAGGTVSALCQAYLGHGYGFDQALALLVGLLAAAETQCWKEAEPDLLAVLRGLSEDFQKAEDASKFELCQLLPIFLPPTTVPPECLRDLQAGLARILGSKLSSWQRNPALKLAARLAHACGSDWIPAGNSGSKFLSLLVNLACVEVRLALEETGTEVKEDVVTACYALMELGIQECTRCEQSLLKEPQKVQLVSIMKEAIGAVIHYLQQVGSEKQKEPFVFASVRILGAWLAEETSSLRKEVCQLLPFLVRYAKTLYEEAEETGDLSQQVATLAISPTTPGPSWPGDALRLLLPGWCHLTVEDGPREILIKEGAPSLLCKYFLQQWELTSPGHDTSVLPDSVEIGLQTCCHIFLNLVVTAPGLIKRDACFTSLMNTLMTSLPALVQQQGRLLLAANVATLGLLMARLLSTSPALQGTPASRGFFAAAILFLSQSHVARATPGSEQAVLALSPDYEGIWADLQELWFLGMQAFTGCVPLLPWLAPAALRSRWPQELLQLLGSVSPSSVKPEMVAAYQGVLVELARANRLCREAMRLQAGEETASHYRMAALEQCLAEP, encoded by the exons ATGGCCTCGGATTGCGAGCCAGCTCTGAACCAGGCAGAGAGCCGAAACCCCACCCTGGAGCGGTACCTGGGAGCCCTGCGGGAGGCCAAGAATGACAGCGAGCAGTTTGCAGCCCTGCTGCTA gtgACCAAGGCAGTGAAAGCAGGAGATATTGACGCCAAAACTCGGCGGCGGATCTTCGATGCTGTCGGCTTCACCTTTCCCAACCGTCTGCTGACCACCAAGGAAGCACCCGATGGCTGCCCAGACCACGTTCTCCGGGCGCTGGGTGTGGCCCTACTGGCTTGCTTCTGCAGCGACCCTGAACTGGCCGCCCATCCCCAGGTTCTGAACAAGATCCCCATCCTTAGCACCTTCCTCACAGCCAGGGGAGACCCCGACGACGCTGCCCGGCGCTCCATGGTTGACGACACCTACCAGTGTTTGACGGCCGTAGCAGGCACGCCCCGAGGGCCCCGGCACCTCATCGCCGGGGGCACTGTATCTGCCCTGTGCCAGGCCTACCTAGGGCACGGTTACGGCTTCGACCAGGCCCTGGCGCTCCTTGtagggctgctggctgctgccgaGACCCAGTGCTGGAAGGAGGCGGAGCCCGACCTACTAGCCGTGTTGCGGGGCCTCAGTGAGGATTTCCAGAAAGCTGAGGATGCCAGCAAGTTCGagctctgccagctgctgcccatCTTCCTGCCCCCAACAACCGTGCCCCCTGAATGCCTCCGGGATCTGCAGGCCGGGCTGGCACGCATCCTGGGAAGCAAGCTGAGCTCCTGGCAGCGTAACCCTGCGCTGAAGCTGGCAGCCCGCCTGGCTCATGCCTGTGGTTCCGACTGGATCCCGGCGGGCAACTCCGGGAGCAAGTTCCTATCCCTGCTGGTGAACCTGGCGTGCGTGGAGGTGCGTCTTGCCCTGGAGGAGACAGGCACAGAGGTAAAAGAGGATGTAGTGACCGCCTGCTATGCCCTCATGGAGTTGGGCATCCAGGAGTGTACCCGCTGTGAGCAGTCACTGCTTAAGGAACCCCAGAAGGTACAGCTCGTGAGCATCATGAAGGAGGCCATTGGAGCTGTCATCCACTACCTACAGCAG GTGGGGTCAGAGAAGCAGAAGGAACCCTTCGTGTTCGCCTCGGTGCGGATCCTGGGCGCCTGGCTGGCTGAGGAGACTTCATCCCTGCGCAAGGAAGTGTGCCAGCTGCTGCCCTTCCTCGTCCGCTATGCCAAGACCCTCTACGAAGAGGCTGAGGAGACCGGAGACCTTTCCCAGCAAGTGGCTACCCTGGCCATCTCCCCCACCACCCCGGGACCCAGCTGGCCAGGGGACGCTCTCCG gCTCCTTCTTCCTGGCTGGTGCCACCTGACTGTTGAAGACGGACCCCGGGAGATCCTGATCAAGGAGGGGGCCCCTTCACTCCTCTGCAAGTACTTCCTGCAGCAGTGGGAGCTCACGTCCCCCGGGCACGACACCTCGGTGCTGCCCGACAGTGTGGAGATCGGCTTACAGACCTGCTGCCACATCTTCCTCAACCTTGTGGTCACAGCACCAGGGCTCATCAA ACGTGACGCCTGCTTCACATCCCTGATGAACACCCTGATGACATCACTTCCTGCACTCGTGCAGCAACAGGGGCGGCTGCTCCTGGCCGCCAACGTGGCTACCCTGGGCCTCCTCATGGCCCGGCTCCTTAGCACCTCTCCAG CTCTTCAGGGAACACCAGCATCCCGAGGTTTCTTCGCCGCCGCCATCCTCTTCCTATCTCAGTCACACGTGGCACGGGCCACCCCCGGCTCAGAGCAGGCAGTGCTGGCTCTGTCGCCTGACTACGAGGGTATCTGGGCTGACCTGCAGGAGCTCTGGTTCCTGGGCATGCAGGCCTTCACGGGCTGTGTGCCGCTGCTGCCCTGGCTGGCTCCCGCTGCCTTGCGCTCCCGTTGGCCCCAGGAACTGCTGCAGCTGCTAGGCAGTGTCAGCCCTAGCTCCGTCAAACCCGAGATGGTGGCCGCCTACCAGGGTGTCCTGGTGGAGTTGGCGCGGGCCAACCGGCTGTGTCGGGAGGCCATGAGGCTGCAGGCAGGCGAGGAGACGGCCAGCCACTACCGCATGGCTGCCCTGGAGCAATGTCTGGCAGAGCCCTGA
- the NCDN gene encoding neurochondrin isoform X1 translates to MSCCDLAAAGQLLPEGGKGEDARSLRGRLSALAGGLGKAGIMASDCEPALNQAESRNPTLERYLGALREAKNDSEQFAALLLVTKAVKAGDIDAKTRRRIFDAVGFTFPNRLLTTKEAPDGCPDHVLRALGVALLACFCSDPELAAHPQVLNKIPILSTFLTARGDPDDAARRSMVDDTYQCLTAVAGTPRGPRHLIAGGTVSALCQAYLGHGYGFDQALALLVGLLAAAETQCWKEAEPDLLAVLRGLSEDFQKAEDASKFELCQLLPIFLPPTTVPPECLRDLQAGLARILGSKLSSWQRNPALKLAARLAHACGSDWIPAGNSGSKFLSLLVNLACVEVRLALEETGTEVKEDVVTACYALMELGIQECTRCEQSLLKEPQKVQLVSIMKEAIGAVIHYLQQVGSEKQKEPFVFASVRILGAWLAEETSSLRKEVCQLLPFLVRYAKTLYEEAEETGDLSQQVATLAISPTTPGPSWPGDALRLLLPGWCHLTVEDGPREILIKEGAPSLLCKYFLQQWELTSPGHDTSVLPDSVEIGLQTCCHIFLNLVVTAPGLIKRDACFTSLMNTLMTSLPALVQQQGRLLLAANVATLGLLMARLLSTSPALQGTPASRGFFAAAILFLSQSHVARATPGSEQAVLALSPDYEGIWADLQELWFLGMQAFTGCVPLLPWLAPAALRSRWPQELLQLLGSVSPSSVKPEMVAAYQGVLVELARANRLCREAMRLQAGEETASHYRMAALEQCLAEP, encoded by the exons ATGTCGTGTTGTGACCTGGCTGCGGCGGGACAG cttctgcccgagggagggaaaggagaggatgCGAGGAGCCTGCGGGGGCGGCTGAGCGCCCTGGCTGGAGGG TTGGGCAAGGCGGGCATCATGGCCTCGGATTGCGAGCCAGCTCTGAACCAGGCAGAGAGCCGAAACCCCACCCTGGAGCGGTACCTGGGAGCCCTGCGGGAGGCCAAGAATGACAGCGAGCAGTTTGCAGCCCTGCTGCTA gtgACCAAGGCAGTGAAAGCAGGAGATATTGACGCCAAAACTCGGCGGCGGATCTTCGATGCTGTCGGCTTCACCTTTCCCAACCGTCTGCTGACCACCAAGGAAGCACCCGATGGCTGCCCAGACCACGTTCTCCGGGCGCTGGGTGTGGCCCTACTGGCTTGCTTCTGCAGCGACCCTGAACTGGCCGCCCATCCCCAGGTTCTGAACAAGATCCCCATCCTTAGCACCTTCCTCACAGCCAGGGGAGACCCCGACGACGCTGCCCGGCGCTCCATGGTTGACGACACCTACCAGTGTTTGACGGCCGTAGCAGGCACGCCCCGAGGGCCCCGGCACCTCATCGCCGGGGGCACTGTATCTGCCCTGTGCCAGGCCTACCTAGGGCACGGTTACGGCTTCGACCAGGCCCTGGCGCTCCTTGtagggctgctggctgctgccgaGACCCAGTGCTGGAAGGAGGCGGAGCCCGACCTACTAGCCGTGTTGCGGGGCCTCAGTGAGGATTTCCAGAAAGCTGAGGATGCCAGCAAGTTCGagctctgccagctgctgcccatCTTCCTGCCCCCAACAACCGTGCCCCCTGAATGCCTCCGGGATCTGCAGGCCGGGCTGGCACGCATCCTGGGAAGCAAGCTGAGCTCCTGGCAGCGTAACCCTGCGCTGAAGCTGGCAGCCCGCCTGGCTCATGCCTGTGGTTCCGACTGGATCCCGGCGGGCAACTCCGGGAGCAAGTTCCTATCCCTGCTGGTGAACCTGGCGTGCGTGGAGGTGCGTCTTGCCCTGGAGGAGACAGGCACAGAGGTAAAAGAGGATGTAGTGACCGCCTGCTATGCCCTCATGGAGTTGGGCATCCAGGAGTGTACCCGCTGTGAGCAGTCACTGCTTAAGGAACCCCAGAAGGTACAGCTCGTGAGCATCATGAAGGAGGCCATTGGAGCTGTCATCCACTACCTACAGCAG GTGGGGTCAGAGAAGCAGAAGGAACCCTTCGTGTTCGCCTCGGTGCGGATCCTGGGCGCCTGGCTGGCTGAGGAGACTTCATCCCTGCGCAAGGAAGTGTGCCAGCTGCTGCCCTTCCTCGTCCGCTATGCCAAGACCCTCTACGAAGAGGCTGAGGAGACCGGAGACCTTTCCCAGCAAGTGGCTACCCTGGCCATCTCCCCCACCACCCCGGGACCCAGCTGGCCAGGGGACGCTCTCCG gCTCCTTCTTCCTGGCTGGTGCCACCTGACTGTTGAAGACGGACCCCGGGAGATCCTGATCAAGGAGGGGGCCCCTTCACTCCTCTGCAAGTACTTCCTGCAGCAGTGGGAGCTCACGTCCCCCGGGCACGACACCTCGGTGCTGCCCGACAGTGTGGAGATCGGCTTACAGACCTGCTGCCACATCTTCCTCAACCTTGTGGTCACAGCACCAGGGCTCATCAA ACGTGACGCCTGCTTCACATCCCTGATGAACACCCTGATGACATCACTTCCTGCACTCGTGCAGCAACAGGGGCGGCTGCTCCTGGCCGCCAACGTGGCTACCCTGGGCCTCCTCATGGCCCGGCTCCTTAGCACCTCTCCAG CTCTTCAGGGAACACCAGCATCCCGAGGTTTCTTCGCCGCCGCCATCCTCTTCCTATCTCAGTCACACGTGGCACGGGCCACCCCCGGCTCAGAGCAGGCAGTGCTGGCTCTGTCGCCTGACTACGAGGGTATCTGGGCTGACCTGCAGGAGCTCTGGTTCCTGGGCATGCAGGCCTTCACGGGCTGTGTGCCGCTGCTGCCCTGGCTGGCTCCCGCTGCCTTGCGCTCCCGTTGGCCCCAGGAACTGCTGCAGCTGCTAGGCAGTGTCAGCCCTAGCTCCGTCAAACCCGAGATGGTGGCCGCCTACCAGGGTGTCCTGGTGGAGTTGGCGCGGGCCAACCGGCTGTGTCGGGAGGCCATGAGGCTGCAGGCAGGCGAGGAGACGGCCAGCCACTACCGCATGGCTGCCCTGGAGCAATGTCTGGCAGAGCCCTGA
- the NCDN gene encoding neurochondrin isoform X2, protein MSCCDLAAAGQLGKAGIMASDCEPALNQAESRNPTLERYLGALREAKNDSEQFAALLLVTKAVKAGDIDAKTRRRIFDAVGFTFPNRLLTTKEAPDGCPDHVLRALGVALLACFCSDPELAAHPQVLNKIPILSTFLTARGDPDDAARRSMVDDTYQCLTAVAGTPRGPRHLIAGGTVSALCQAYLGHGYGFDQALALLVGLLAAAETQCWKEAEPDLLAVLRGLSEDFQKAEDASKFELCQLLPIFLPPTTVPPECLRDLQAGLARILGSKLSSWQRNPALKLAARLAHACGSDWIPAGNSGSKFLSLLVNLACVEVRLALEETGTEVKEDVVTACYALMELGIQECTRCEQSLLKEPQKVQLVSIMKEAIGAVIHYLQQVGSEKQKEPFVFASVRILGAWLAEETSSLRKEVCQLLPFLVRYAKTLYEEAEETGDLSQQVATLAISPTTPGPSWPGDALRLLLPGWCHLTVEDGPREILIKEGAPSLLCKYFLQQWELTSPGHDTSVLPDSVEIGLQTCCHIFLNLVVTAPGLIKRDACFTSLMNTLMTSLPALVQQQGRLLLAANVATLGLLMARLLSTSPALQGTPASRGFFAAAILFLSQSHVARATPGSEQAVLALSPDYEGIWADLQELWFLGMQAFTGCVPLLPWLAPAALRSRWPQELLQLLGSVSPSSVKPEMVAAYQGVLVELARANRLCREAMRLQAGEETASHYRMAALEQCLAEP, encoded by the exons ATGTCGTGTTGTGACCTGGCTGCGGCGGGACAG TTGGGCAAGGCGGGCATCATGGCCTCGGATTGCGAGCCAGCTCTGAACCAGGCAGAGAGCCGAAACCCCACCCTGGAGCGGTACCTGGGAGCCCTGCGGGAGGCCAAGAATGACAGCGAGCAGTTTGCAGCCCTGCTGCTA gtgACCAAGGCAGTGAAAGCAGGAGATATTGACGCCAAAACTCGGCGGCGGATCTTCGATGCTGTCGGCTTCACCTTTCCCAACCGTCTGCTGACCACCAAGGAAGCACCCGATGGCTGCCCAGACCACGTTCTCCGGGCGCTGGGTGTGGCCCTACTGGCTTGCTTCTGCAGCGACCCTGAACTGGCCGCCCATCCCCAGGTTCTGAACAAGATCCCCATCCTTAGCACCTTCCTCACAGCCAGGGGAGACCCCGACGACGCTGCCCGGCGCTCCATGGTTGACGACACCTACCAGTGTTTGACGGCCGTAGCAGGCACGCCCCGAGGGCCCCGGCACCTCATCGCCGGGGGCACTGTATCTGCCCTGTGCCAGGCCTACCTAGGGCACGGTTACGGCTTCGACCAGGCCCTGGCGCTCCTTGtagggctgctggctgctgccgaGACCCAGTGCTGGAAGGAGGCGGAGCCCGACCTACTAGCCGTGTTGCGGGGCCTCAGTGAGGATTTCCAGAAAGCTGAGGATGCCAGCAAGTTCGagctctgccagctgctgcccatCTTCCTGCCCCCAACAACCGTGCCCCCTGAATGCCTCCGGGATCTGCAGGCCGGGCTGGCACGCATCCTGGGAAGCAAGCTGAGCTCCTGGCAGCGTAACCCTGCGCTGAAGCTGGCAGCCCGCCTGGCTCATGCCTGTGGTTCCGACTGGATCCCGGCGGGCAACTCCGGGAGCAAGTTCCTATCCCTGCTGGTGAACCTGGCGTGCGTGGAGGTGCGTCTTGCCCTGGAGGAGACAGGCACAGAGGTAAAAGAGGATGTAGTGACCGCCTGCTATGCCCTCATGGAGTTGGGCATCCAGGAGTGTACCCGCTGTGAGCAGTCACTGCTTAAGGAACCCCAGAAGGTACAGCTCGTGAGCATCATGAAGGAGGCCATTGGAGCTGTCATCCACTACCTACAGCAG GTGGGGTCAGAGAAGCAGAAGGAACCCTTCGTGTTCGCCTCGGTGCGGATCCTGGGCGCCTGGCTGGCTGAGGAGACTTCATCCCTGCGCAAGGAAGTGTGCCAGCTGCTGCCCTTCCTCGTCCGCTATGCCAAGACCCTCTACGAAGAGGCTGAGGAGACCGGAGACCTTTCCCAGCAAGTGGCTACCCTGGCCATCTCCCCCACCACCCCGGGACCCAGCTGGCCAGGGGACGCTCTCCG gCTCCTTCTTCCTGGCTGGTGCCACCTGACTGTTGAAGACGGACCCCGGGAGATCCTGATCAAGGAGGGGGCCCCTTCACTCCTCTGCAAGTACTTCCTGCAGCAGTGGGAGCTCACGTCCCCCGGGCACGACACCTCGGTGCTGCCCGACAGTGTGGAGATCGGCTTACAGACCTGCTGCCACATCTTCCTCAACCTTGTGGTCACAGCACCAGGGCTCATCAA ACGTGACGCCTGCTTCACATCCCTGATGAACACCCTGATGACATCACTTCCTGCACTCGTGCAGCAACAGGGGCGGCTGCTCCTGGCCGCCAACGTGGCTACCCTGGGCCTCCTCATGGCCCGGCTCCTTAGCACCTCTCCAG CTCTTCAGGGAACACCAGCATCCCGAGGTTTCTTCGCCGCCGCCATCCTCTTCCTATCTCAGTCACACGTGGCACGGGCCACCCCCGGCTCAGAGCAGGCAGTGCTGGCTCTGTCGCCTGACTACGAGGGTATCTGGGCTGACCTGCAGGAGCTCTGGTTCCTGGGCATGCAGGCCTTCACGGGCTGTGTGCCGCTGCTGCCCTGGCTGGCTCCCGCTGCCTTGCGCTCCCGTTGGCCCCAGGAACTGCTGCAGCTGCTAGGCAGTGTCAGCCCTAGCTCCGTCAAACCCGAGATGGTGGCCGCCTACCAGGGTGTCCTGGTGGAGTTGGCGCGGGCCAACCGGCTGTGTCGGGAGGCCATGAGGCTGCAGGCAGGCGAGGAGACGGCCAGCCACTACCGCATGGCTGCCCTGGAGCAATGTCTGGCAGAGCCCTGA